Below is a window of Plutella xylostella chromosome 15, ilPluXylo3.1, whole genome shotgun sequence DNA.
TTGACGCGATTAATAATACCCCCGCGCCGGGGAATATAGCGGAACTGAGGGCCTTCCTGGGCCTTATCAACTATTACGGGAAGTTCGTTGTAAATTTGAGCGATGTTCTGAATCCGTTATATGAGCTTTTAAATAAGAAACAAAAGTATGAGTGGAGTAAAGAATGCGAAACGGCATTTAAAGAAATCAAGAAACGTTTATTAAACGCTCCAGTCCTCGCACATTTTGACCCGGAGCTGGAGACGGTGGTGACGTGCGACGCGTCGCCGTACGGCGTGTCGGCCGTGCTGGCGCAGCGCACGCGCGAGGGCGCCGAGCGGCCCGTGCTGCACGCCTCGCGCACGCTCAGCGCCGCCGAAAAGAATTACGCGCAGATCTGTCGGGAGGGCTTGGCGGTCATATTCGCAGTCACCAAGTTTCATGATTATTTGTACGGCAGACATTTTACGCTTGTAACTGACTGTAAGCCACTTGCGTCCATATTTAGTGAGAACAAAGGGATTCCGTCGATGGCGGCGAGCCGTCTACAGAGGTGGGCGGTGATATTAAGCGCATATGATTACAAAATCAAGTGTATCTCATCGAAACAAAATTGTGTAGCCGATAGTTTATCGCGCATACCCGTAGTCGAGGACATTAAACATTCACGTACGGAGTCGTATCTGAATTTTATTACAACGGACTCACCGATAGACCACAGGGCGGTAGCGAAGTCCACAGCCAAAGATTTGCTACTACAACGGGTCGTACATGCGATTAGGACAAACTGGCAATATTGCACGGACACGGAATTGAAACCGTTTTACagcataaaacaatatttgagTATAGAAGGTGGCTGAACGGAACGCTACACCGCCAAATTCTGTTGTTTCCTGTTTTATCAGATTTTCCGTGttttgtttatatattttttcttggcAAGATCTCTTCTTGCTGATGTAGTATTTTCTTGTATAAGTACGCGTTTATTCTGATGTTGATTCACCGAAAAGTCCATACAAAACCATACCTATCAAAAACAGCAAATTCAGCAacttgattttattattagaacGTACTCGTACCTATACGGGCATATACAGAATAAATCGACGCTGCCGCGCTGGTAATAAGCCTTAATTCTTCCTGTATAAGTTAGGTACCAAATATGCATATTTCTTAATTAGCCTTTACCTAAAAGCTGATTAACAAAGTTACAAAACCGTAGTATCGAGATTAAATCATGGGCAAAGTTTCCCACAGAAAAATCTCGCAACGGCAAAAGCTACACTACGAGTATCTCAATAAAACCATTAAGTATGATTTCAGAACTCTGGTCTCTGGCAAGGCCGCATGGTGAAGCGCGACAAGATTCCCAAGAACGACCTGGGCGAGAGCTGGCACTGGAAGGACCTGGACAACGGCAAGGACATCTGCATCTTCGGCAAGGTCTTCCACACCGTCTCCTGTGACCTCTATACCAAGGTAAGCTAATTAAGTGCTTTTGCACTGATCGAAAATTCACCCGCCGCCAGGACCCGAGGTGTGCGGGGTTGCGCAGCCGGAATTACGAGTCCGGCTGTTTGGACCAGGGTACTACGGGCGTCCGGATCTCGAGCCCTCCACTAGCTTGCTAGTGGATCCGGACTTGGGTATGGATTCGTAGTGGCATGTGGTTAGCTACAGGGGGGGACAACGTTCGTCTGCCCGGTAAGCTTGTCACCGGGCGTCTCCCCCGTGCGCAGCTAGTGGCTCAAGTAGCGGTTTAGGACGAGGGCCGTTGATGCGGTAGAGTCACGGGGCACGTGAGTTTCCCTTAGTTGGTCCTAGGACTGACATCTCCGGTGCTTGACTGGATATCAAGTAGTGCGTGACGGATAGCATGCGCCGGCCGACCCAGCTGAGTAGGCTCCATGGGTAGACATGTAGGTCTGCATGTCGGGAGGTGAGCGCGCATTACAGCTCCGGTACCAGAGTGGAGATCTGGCAAATGGCTTCTCCATTGTCCCTAGTGTGGATCCCAAACACGAGTGCTCCGGATGGATTACGGGAAGTGAGCGTGCCATCAACAGCTCCGACACCTGTCAGGACATCAGGGAGGGTCTCACCACCCCGAGGCGACTCTCCTAGTGAGTACTGTGGCTATACGCTGCAGCGGCTAGATCCACTGCTCCATGGAAACCTGATGTCAGACTGCCGTCTGACTGAAGGTATAGTGCCTGTTGTTTGTGACCAAGTCGTCGGGAATGACAGGCACTATAAAACAATACGTAGTTTAGAAAACGGGTATCGTGATCgaaaataattatcatcatcatcagatgATGATGACCTAGGTTCTGTCATCGATAAAAAGTTAAATGTTTCTGCAGGAGAAAAGGCTCACCACAATATTAAATTGCTTAACTTAACTCAGTCTGGGCCGTAAGGAAGTGTCGTTAGCTAAAAGTTGCGAGggtaaattttatgttataaatattttaccgATTTTAATCCAATTCCAGTCCAAGTTTTTTCTTAACACTAGCAATATTAAAGAGTATTGATCTATCATTTCAATGAATGAATTGATGGACTGAACCGAACATAATTAACGAAATAACTATAAGTACAAAccttaacaataaaatacaaagtacgagggcgggtcaataagtccgtgacttttataatttcccgCCACTTAACTGAAAGAACAACATTGCTCCTGTCAACAGGCAACTGTCAactgacatctgtcaaaatttgGACCAGTTACGTCACTTAGTTTGTGTTTTACACCCGTTcttatagattggcaagttgcttggcgaccctccttgcggggtgaaagacgcggaggggacgaggtacccaagacgacagcgggtagcgggagggtagcggggaagggcaacgcgtgcattgcatgtcattgttaacggcagtctcggccgcgcagccgaggcggccacatgtcttatatagtctgtcataatttgagtgcgacccacatgagatcattgatcctgagaccattagtcttaggatgagtattgaggcctttttaatattattattaggtatctataattcgtcaacaaaataacgttaataacaacaaatcgtataatgtctcaatataggggcttcttgtagaacagcgtaccggatcagtcatgctacgcggctaaaggttggtactgcgcagtcagatacgaaaaagtaaacaacaaagacgaagagtccatatgacagtgcgtcagttgtcagttcttgtaactaggaaagcaaccaaaatttatgtgatttaatgaaagtaataaatgagcaaaacacagagaaaaattacaaaattgatgaaattttgaaagaaaatggtcatatcgtgctttgcctacccccataccacccggaattaaatcctattgaacttgtgtggcggtacgtgaaaggcaagctcgcaagaacgtcgattgactctaacttagataaagagataaaagacttagagttgcttttctctaattattcgcctaaaaagtggagaaattgtgacgaccatgtcataaaaaattaagacgaatattataaatctgatagagtatttgacgatgtattggacaggtatgttattgtttatttataatttattgtaaattaaacataaattggtttttgtcttagatttataattgaagttaatgaaaacgatgatgaagatgaggatgacgacgacgatgaacaagttcaaacagagagtgaacatgaaagtgacatggaaattgatttataaaataaaacacttttacataaataaattcaaattagtAGATATTCTGAGGGTagacatccaaattttaatgctgtcaaactataaattttaagctaaatatgacatttacgggaacactcatagaataaaattttacttacgtcagaaatagttacaagctatcgcgagattaatccgggcacacttttctacgtgtgtagcatgtcgtgctacctcgcccccgccacttctttcaccccgcaaggagggtcgccaagtaacttgccgcaTTATAGCAACTACCGcgtgatttaaaaacataatggaaAAACCTGAATTTCGTGTGCTCACTAAGCATGATTTTTTGCGGAAAAAAACCATCACTGAAACCAAGGCTAAGCTTGATAAAGATTATGGGGACTCTGCACCATCAACATCTATGGTAAAAAGTGGTTTACTGAATTCCGTTCTGGCCGTACAAGTACGGAAGATGCCGGACGTCCATGGCACCCAGTTGAGGTCTCTACACCtgaaatgattgaaaaaattcaCGACATGGTGTTGGCCGATCGGAGATTGAAAGTGAGAGGGATAGTGGAAGCCACAGGGATATCACGTGAATCAGTGGTTTCAATTTTGAATGATCACTTGGGTATGAAAAAGCTTTCCGCAAGATGGGTGCCGCGTTTGCTCACAAACGCAATCGAATGACAAAACTTCGCAGGAGTGTTTGGCGTTGTTCAACCGAAATTCGGACGAGTTTTTGCGCCGTTTTGTAACCGTGGACGAAACGTGGatccaccacaacacaccAGAGACCAAACAGCAGTCTAAACAGTGGGTTTCCCGGGGTGAATCGGCGCCAAAGAAGGCCAAGGTGGGTATTTTGATGACCTCGTGAAATCTTATTTTTTGGAagggataaaaaaattgctgaaatTTTGGACAAGGTGTATAGAGCTCAAAGGAGACTAcgttgaataataaaaaataaaattatccaaaaaccagtattttcttcaaaaagtcacggacttattgacccgccctcgtaTTGTATGAGTATATAGATTGTATTTAATCATACAGAacttattttatcttctttgTTAAATCTCCTGAATGAGAAAATTTAAGCAATTAATCATACAAccgttaattattgtttgcgTTTGCTGAAACACATTGCGAGCACGAGCGAGATAGCGCATTCTGAAACACAAAGTGTTCAGCAGATAATAAATAACTCTCACCccatacttaataaataactacaaTTAGGTATAACAGATATTATCTCTTGACAGTTATGACTAACcagatattataataaaacataggtaGCTGAAAATCACTACCTTCCTAGTCTAGAACACTTTCGAATCGTATACCTAAATCAGCACATAATTTTGGAGCGTCGTATCCGTATGTATACACACACTGATACTAATACAGCTATAATTTTCGACGGTCGGAGTAAAAAATCATGAaatttgaaagaaaaaaaaacttgctcATTTGAAGAAATGCTGAAGACTCCGGGAGCTAGCCTGAGTTGCACAAATATCTACACAGCTAGTTAGCACCGAGTTGTTAGCCTCTGTAGTGCGGACCCTTACAAAAGTGTCCAACACCTCATTCACGCCATTTACCCTTTTCAAGATCTCGTTTAGTTGTTGGAGCGAGTGAAATTTAAGCTTTTTAACGTGTGACTGAAAAGAGTTATGGCCTTTTTGATGATTATTATCTGTAGCCAGTACCTACTGTATTAGTTtgtttgtacctatgtttgtACAGTAAGTTTCATGAAAAGTTATcaaattcacaaaaaatatgtttatctaataaatatttttctaataaTGCCCTATGTTGACCTCGTTTTGGAtattcacaatatttttatgcCTTGGCTATAatgattaagtatttatttattgcaagtCATTATGATGACCAATCCACGATGAGAATTATTCTCGGAAGGGTTATTCATTTATATACCTAGCAGTTATCTATGTAATTGTTATAGGTCATACCTACGAAACGAATAATAAGGTGGTCTAGATAGATGTTGCAGTTACTATTTACGTTTAAAAACCTAACATTAATGAAACAAATagattacttatatatttttaaataaaaacgagGAAAGATTGCGCCAGAATTGCTTTCGTAGCAATTGTTTATTTGCTCTGGCCACATTGCGGCTCTTATCAAATCAACTTCGACCTTGTGCTGTTGGCATGCGGTCCACATTCACTCGGCTTGAATGACGTGAAGCCGGTTTGTAGCTTAGTTGATGTCAACGAGACGGGTCGATCGCACAATAATGCCTTAGACCttcaaaatgtaattttaggtacctatcttcTACACAAATAAATGTCGTGACATGACCTTACACTCCacacattttgtatgtatgtaataataacatttgtaAAGTGTACACAGATATTTTTGGTACTAAAGCGTGTGTATCGCCCGTTGTGAACTCgtcatgttatttttatccGTGTCAGTTGGTCGACAGCAGGCGAAGCTAACCTCAATGTCGTTGCTAATCCGCTGTTGCTAAGGAAACTTAGTGTAACTAGGTGCACTGGAGAAGTTTATAGTTAGTGCTTACCTGCAAAGTGCAGAATAACACTTGTCCTAGATATTCTGGTGCAGGTTATTTGCAGAGGAATCGCTGGATCGCGTGTAGTTTTTACACTATACTGTTGTGTTGTCGTGTTTTGTATGATACGGTCGCCGGCTGCGTTTCGGTCGCCTCCGATAccaatttattattgaaagtaaacgtaggtattattattatctacttCCACTACACAATAGCAATGTTAAATGTATGTAGtatggtaagtatttaatagtaagtataatataaattgaggtatttttttggtaggtaagtaaagaTCTTAAGCGGGGAGCAGTTTAAAGACTAGGTTATAAATTACAGCGCTTGAGTTAAATTTAACTCTTGTTGAGTTAAAGTATAGAGTAAGTAAGACGATATTAGgtgtacttaggtaagtattacaGGCAAATTGCTATGTCATCCATCCTCTATGGACATAGTCCTCCATAATGTAGGTAGGCGGTTAAATACACCTTTCCATTATTTTTAGCTCATATCCCGTCAGCAGTTTTATTCAGCAGGTAAAACAATTTGTCGCAACTTTGCTAACTATAGAATTTATTGTGGAATATTACAGACCTCTGCTAGTAAACTTACCTTGGTTTTTTGTCCCTTTTTGGGTACTTAATCACATGGGCAAGCCTTTGTGTTGCGAGACACCTCACCTGCCTGCACAAAGGGCCTGccctaatattataaagctgGCCCTTACCTTTCGTGTTTCAAACGTTTAGGAGTAAAATATCTTAATAACGAACAGAATATCGGCCTTTGTTCTTATGCTCTGTATAAACATGAAATAAGGAATTGAGGGCGTTTTGAGGGGTCGTCTTTGAAGGTAGCTGTAACTTATtgtgttaggtacttattttaatgGGTTGCAAAAATGGTTTCACAAAATTTAGTGTTTATCTAGGTAAACCTagattataaatacttacacctaagtacttagtaaAGTGGGTATAAGCGATATCTAACACTGCTGCTGGAATCACGAGATTTAACAGCTACTTACTTAAGAAAAGTAACGTAATCCTATTATTTTGGTGGAGGATCGAAGTCCATGGTCATTTCGCATCATCATTAGTTTGTGTAGGTGTGTTTACCTACCCATTTGATTTTACCTTATGATTAGATTAGTCCATTGGTAAACAATATTATGTGATGATAGTTCggataaaaaactaaaatgttaTCAAAATACTCGTTATTCAAGTATGAAGGCACAGATAATAccttctataataatatataattatttataataaatgtaggtaatataatataggtaggtactaggtatacCAACCTGTATTATAGTGCTTAattagggtcaattcagacgtaccacaaccacaccacagccacaaccacaccacaaccacgcggtgtggtcgggcgtatattttgtattgacaatgaataatccaattcacacgtgccacattttgccgttgtcatcgaccacctgtgtaatacgaccatatcgcaaccacatcgcaaccacaacgcaaccacatcgcaacggcaacgccgccacgcggcggcggcaccgcggcaacctgttcTCCGTATTAACTGCATACGACCACGTGGGTACCACATCGCAAAGACAGCGACaacacaaccacatcgacattttgtcgctgccacaacgcaactgcaaaaagccgctgtcacacaattcacacgtaaccacagcttgaccacattttgtcgctgcgacgtggtgtggttgtggtacgtgtgaattgacgcttagTTATGATTAATCATCATAATATGAGAAAAAGGTATCAGCAATTCAGCAccttaaatataggtattagtaggtaggtatataagtacgtgaataaataaaaaatatatttatcaattatgtatttaaatcaaaaattatttattgtaaattcgtaaatatttatagaaaattggcataataaataatctaagCCGCTGCGCCCGCTCACAAGGCGCTGTAGCGTAGAAGACGATGACCCTGAACCTCATGAAGCAGTTGACGGCGGCGGCGTTGAGCGCGATGACGGCGAGGAGGCGCGGGCTGCGGTAGCGCCGCCGCGGTGTACACCAGCGTATGCATCGTGGCTTAGCGGCACCAGCCGGATCAGCAGCACGCAGTCTACCACCCGGCATAGCCAGAACACCAACGGATGATCTGTCGGTCGTTCCAGTACGCGCGCCGgggcgcttcgcttcgcttctCGTCAGGGTCGTCCAGCTTCACTCACAGAGCGCTGGCGTAGTGTATCACCACATGAATGCCCATGTACCACATGATGAGGTATGGAATGCCGTAGGCAATCCCGCGCGCCGGCTGCGGCAGCGGCGTGACGGCGTACACGAGCGTGTGCAGCACGCGGCCGGCCGTGTAGGCGCGGAACAGCCACGCggcccacgccgccgccgggccCGTGGTCGCGTACAGAGCGCCCAGCACCCAGAACGCCGGGATGTTCTCCAGGTCGTTGAGGTGCGCGCGCCGCACGCGCTCCACGTCGGGGTCGTCCAGCTTCACCACGCCCTTGCCCTTCGCGTCCTCGGGGTTCGCGAACACCTTCTTCGCGAACCGCACGCGCCCCGTCAGCATGGCCGTCAGCAACACTTTTAGGGCCAATACAGCGGAGTAAAAGAAGTAAGATTGCAAGACTGCATCGTCGACAAAAGCCATTGTTTGATGATTTAATTGGCAAATAATAGTAGAGCGTGTTGTGCTCAGCACTGTGGTCAGATACTAAGTGGCAGTTACGTAACGTAGTAAATATGAAGTGCCGGCGTTATCGCGCGATAGCTTCAGTCGCTCGGACTAATGGTGTGCGCCTTGCATGACAATCTGATACATGATACCTGCTTCTTACACTATCATTATTATACTAAACTTATCTTCGATTTAGTTATGTGATTAAAACTAATGATTCCTTTATACGATACCTAACTTTAGATAGCCACAAAAAATAACACTCACAAAAAATCCCACATCGCtttaatttattcatatgtataaattaccagcttcaataataaaaaaaaacagtctataaaaaacaatgaaaCCCACAACGCAAAAATCACAGTCTAGTCCCTCACAGAGCGGTGGCGAAGTTCAGCACCACCTGGATGCCCATGTACCACATGATCAGGTAGGGCACGAAGAAGGCGATGGCGCGCGCCGGCTGCGGCAGCGGCGTGACGGCGTAGACCAGCGTGTGCAGCACTCGGCCGGCCGTGTAGGCGCGGAACAGCCACGCGGCCCACGCCGGCGCCGGGCCCGTCGCCACGTACAGCGCGCCCAGAATCCAGAACGCCGGGATGTTCTCCAAGTCGTTGAGATGCGCGCGACGAACGCGCTCCACGTTCGGGTCGTCGAACTTGACCTTGCCTTTCGGGTGTGTCTTGGCGTCCTCCGGGTTAGCGAACACTCCGCGCGCCATGCGGTTCATGGCCGTCAGCACTGATACCGACAGCAGCTTCAGCGCCAGTATGGCCGAGTACACCATGTATGAGCGAACAGCCGGGTTTTCGAGAttaatgacaaccattttGAATTTGATTTGACCGGTCGAATTGATAACAAAGTCTGGTGCGCTCGCGGCCCCAGTCGCTACCTGAATGAGAGGCGCGGGCGCGCAGTCGCGCGCTGTTATTCATTCGTCACACACTTGTTTGTTATGATGTGATAGCGGTACATTTTATGTCCAACTTGATATTGCTTCGTCATTGTGAGCCCAGTTATTTCATCTCAGTTTATGTAGATTGGTACCTATCTAGTAAGAAATATTATAGTGACCTTTGTACCTTGGTCACCTTTACGTATACGTTACCTAAGTAGAGGTATTATTATGTCAACCTCTAACTATACTCGAGGcataaataagtaaagtaaccaactatttgttattttattgctaaaGCAAGCACAAATACATTATCTTGTACGTTCTTTACACATAGTTAACAACGTGTGTATGTTCTCACATGTCTCCTAACTGCTTCGTGCGCTATATGCCACCTTGTTATAtcatgtacctaggtactcaAGTACCGGTCGGTTCAGCGCATTTCCCGGTTACGTAACTGACACATATGGCGCTGGAGACCCATTTATACACAAACACACTCTGGAGCGGCGACATTTTACTGTTATTGACACAATACTCCAGTGCCTGGGCATTGTTATATAGCAATGTGTTTTTCGCGTGCGGCCTCACTATTGCACTTTACAAGGAGCTTTTATTCACGAGCTACGGACGTCTGCTTCAAAGGCGAAGGGGATTATTGTGCCGGTCTTTTTACAGAGATAAGAAAATGAATTTAttcaagtttatttatttcataagttattaattaacgAGAAGACATGTAGgactgtaggtaggtagttacgGTACTTATTGTTAATGATTGTTATACATGGATATAACAGAATTAACTTCTGCAATATCAATCAACATGAACAATATTTATCAATTGGTAAATAATGGTTAGGAATAAAAAGAAatgtaaaaatgttttatttctatCATCATAAAAACCAAAAAGAATCGCCCCCGGGTGGGCTCGAACCACCAACCTTTCGGTTAACAGCCGAACGCGCTAGCCAATTGCGCCACGGAGGCAGATGACGATGTCAGCGAAATAACGCATCAAACGATATTGtatcaaaatatgaaataaaaatcgtGATACATCATCaatttatcatcatcaaacGAACCTAcgtttataaataggtaattatGTTCC
It encodes the following:
- the LOC105388560 gene encoding prostaglandin E synthase, giving the protein MVVINLENPAVRSYMVYSAILALKLLSVSVLTAMNRMARGVFANPEDAKTHPKGKVKFDDPNVERVRRAHLNDLENIPAFWILGALYVATGPAPAWAAWLFRAYTAGRVLHTLVYAVTPLPQPARAIAFFVPYLIMWYMGIQVVLNFATALSYFFYSAVLALKVLLTAMLTGRVRFAKKVFANPEDAKGKGVVKLDDPDVERVRRAHLNDLENIPAFWVLGALYATTGPAAAWAAWLFRAYTAGRVLHTLVYAVTPLPQPARGIAYGIPYLIMWYMGIHVVIHYASAL